A genomic stretch from Nitrobacter winogradskyi Nb-255 includes:
- a CDS encoding multicopper oxidase domain-containing protein, with translation MTTVRLRNGVIAGSVAAVMMLAGAAITAAQAKTVKIELVAKEVTVPLDNQGNTVAAWTFNGQVPGPIIRATEGDTIEFTLKNDAANKKSHSIDMHSARSDVLTDFASIKPGETKTFSYVPEHPGVFFYHCGSDPMIQHIARGMFGVVIIDPKDPNAMPKADREYVLIEHQIFENPEDVDSMMANKWKRNAFNAVPFQYDPVHDEHATQTLEAKPGERVRIYMVNAGPNEFSGFHPIAGIWDRIYPSGNPKNVMVGMQNYTLAPGDAATFDLISPKEGAYALVNHSMRAALTGGIAILMISDKADPSMGRGDKILVR, from the coding sequence CCCAGGCCAAGACCGTCAAGATCGAACTGGTCGCCAAGGAAGTGACGGTCCCGCTCGATAATCAGGGCAACACCGTCGCTGCCTGGACCTTCAACGGTCAGGTCCCAGGTCCGATAATCCGGGCGACGGAAGGAGACACCATCGAGTTCACCTTGAAGAACGATGCCGCGAACAAGAAATCGCATTCGATCGACATGCACTCCGCGCGCTCGGATGTTCTGACGGATTTTGCGTCGATCAAGCCCGGCGAGACCAAGACCTTCTCCTACGTTCCGGAACACCCTGGCGTGTTCTTCTATCACTGCGGGTCAGATCCGATGATCCAGCACATCGCCCGCGGCATGTTCGGCGTGGTCATCATCGATCCGAAAGACCCCAACGCGATGCCCAAGGCGGACCGTGAGTATGTCCTGATCGAGCATCAGATCTTCGAGAATCCCGAAGACGTAGACAGCATGATGGCGAACAAGTGGAAGCGTAACGCCTTCAACGCCGTGCCATTCCAGTATGACCCCGTGCATGATGAACATGCCACGCAGACACTCGAGGCCAAGCCCGGCGAGCGCGTGCGCATCTATATGGTCAATGCCGGCCCCAACGAGTTTTCCGGATTTCATCCGATCGCCGGCATCTGGGACAGGATCTATCCCTCGGGCAATCCGAAGAACGTGATGGTCGGGATGCAGAACTATACCCTGGCGCCGGGCGACGCAGCGACCTTCGACCTCATCTCACCGAAGGAAGGCGCCTATGCGCTGGTGAATCATTCCATGCGCGCCGCGCTGACCGGCGGCATCGCGATTCTCATGATCAGTGACAAGGCTGATCCCTCGATGGGGCGTGGTGATAAGATTCTCGTCCGCTGA